Genomic DNA from Phyllopteryx taeniolatus isolate TA_2022b chromosome 10, UOR_Ptae_1.2, whole genome shotgun sequence:
TAATAGTTGAGTCAACATAAAATTTTAAGGCAGCCAGGTTCGCCCTTTTTTCATAGCTCAAGTGACAAGCTGCTTCGTTTTGCTGTCAACTCACTTCATCAATGACCGCAAGCGTGCACTTGTTGACTATTTCCAACTCGGTAAAAGGTCTCTTATATCTGCATCATCAGGGTACCGGTTTGGTACTTGTTGCGTTCGGCAGGCAAAATAAATACTTCTCAGTCCATTCCCACTGGAATTGCCGGTTTTCAACAtccactttgtgtttttttcggCTTTCAGAGAGACATTTTGAAGCCTGTCTTGTTTCTCTAACTTTGTAGCGAGTAGCAATGTCGTCTCaacttatttttcttgtttcaaCAGCGCAGACAACATGTGACATAGCAAGTGTTTGTGTTGTGACTCGTATGGGTTTTACAAGTCTCAAAAGTATGCAGACTCACAAAGTGTTCAGACCATTCATTCCCAGAGTTAGAGTAACATGAACATTGGCACCTCCGTTTACCGCACTGCAAATTAACGGACGGtacatgtgtccaaaaatactttccagttgtcacttaaaccGGTGTTGACAAGGTCTGttcgttccagaattggccactgtagTTTACTGGTAGGACACGCCCCCACGAGATCACCATCCCAAACATGGATACATTTTGtccgaaataaaaacaaaacaagtttgttctggttaggtttagggcgaGGGTTGGGGCTAAAGCGTTTTAAGATGGGTTAAGCATTAGGGTGGGTTAAGTAAGTGGGAAACATACGAACGCCGCCACACTTTTATCAAatacttcttttcccgtctggaagcagtagggcgtgtttTACAGGTGttcaacagccaatcatagtgtaGCGGCTCGTGACCTGGAGCCAGTAAGATTGGAGCAGGGTGTGTCCTGTCCAGAAGACTGAGATGCACCTATTTCCgtgtcacagatatacaatataacAAGATTCAACCAACAGACGTAactcccgtgcctatgtggcggccatgttgaatgtggcaacaCTCAATTGTATTGAGGTGGTGGCCATGATGGCACGTGTTCTATCAATTGTTGCATAGAGTTTTTCGCAGCGAGAGCACATATGGCTGTGGTGTTCACTCAAAGAGCAATACGACAATAttgaacatgctatttttggtgccgtaatgtttttttttttttttttgtatgccaaGCTATTCATCGATGGCAAAgcatttggaactaggaagcacactaattcgtCGTGACTCACGAAAGCGCGTGGCCTATGACAAATATGTCAGCAATGTCGACATAAAGCACATCAGTGTTGAAAGTTTGGATGAAATTGCAAactttacaaacattttcacgttttaaaaaaaatatttatttccaataaATTGGTACCTTACTGGGCATTTTAGGACatgaaaaagcacaaaatacaaattttgtactgtacagaaaTATGGGTGCAAATGGCCACCAAAAAATGGCTTCAATAGAACGGACAATCAGCTGTAACAGACGAGCCTCTGCCTGTAATCGTCTTTGGCCGCGGTCTCCTTCCTCTTCGTCGCCTGCTTGCTGCTTATCGTGTCGCTCAAAGTGTACAGGTGGAGACGGTCTCGCGTCCTGTACCGCTCCGACCTCCCCGTCATTCCGTATTATCCGCCGCGCTACTGCGACACTTTGGGGACGGCGGGGACGCTTCCGCACGTCTACAACTACGAGGCGTGCGCCGCCGCCAAGAGTCACGTGACGAACACGCAAGCCGTGAGTCAAAGTTTAGTGAGTGTGGATGGAGCGGACGCTGACGTGCCGCACGGCGGCGAGCAGACGTCGGGGAACTGCTCTCGGATGTCGACTTTGGTGAGTCAAATCAGTACATTTGTTTCaatatatgtttgttttcagaaTTTATATCATGGAGAAGCCTTGTTCTAGTATTGATGCATATTTTAAagtcattacatttcatttacagTCATGTTCAGAACCTGAATGCTAGgcttgagtaaaagtacacaGAAATAGTGCATCTTCCAGTTGGAATGGGGAGAGGGagatttggtggtggaacctcaaagtccaGGAAATCAttaaaggaaagaggttagctgagaagaagtggaacactgagAGTACTGAAGAGAGGAGaaatgaatacattgagatgcgatgtaGGCCGAAGgtcgaggtggcaaaggccaaacgaggcatatgatgacatgtatggcaggttggacactaaagaaggagaaaaagatctatacaggttggccagactgagggagagagatgggaaggatgtgcagcaggttagggtgattcaggatagagatggaaatgtgttgactggtgccagcagtgtgctagctagatggaaagaatactttgaggatttgatgaatgaggaaaatgagagagaagggagagtagaagaggcaagtatgGTGGACcgggaagtggcaatgattactaagggggaagttaaaatggcatgaaagaggatgaaaaatggaaaggctgttggtcctgatgacattactgtggagttttggaagcaaatcggagaggtggctgtggagttttggaccatcttgttcaacagaattctagcaggtcagaagatgcctgaggaatgcgaGCAACAGAtcttgagaaagcctatgactgaatacccagagaggaactgtggtactgcatgtggaggtctggagtgtcagagaagtatgttagaataatacaggacatgtatgagggcaacagaacagtggtgaggtgtaacagaggagttgaaggtggaggtgggagtgcatcagggatcagccccgagccccttcctgtttgcagtggtaatggataggctgacagatgaggtcagactggaatccctgtggaccatgattttCGCAGATGACGACGTgatctaggcggcacggtgatgactggttagagcgtctgcctcagagttctgaggaccgagcttcaatccccggccccgcctgtgaggagtttgcatgttctctccgggcactgcggtttcctcccacatcccaaaaacatgcatggtaggttaattgacaactccaaattgcccgtaggtgtgtcgACTTTGGTGAGTCAAATGTCTCTCTAATTACTTTTACCTCTTATCGAGGTTGTATGACTTGATTTAATACAAATCTTGTAACTTAGAACAAggttgttaaaatatttgttgataCTCAGTTGTCTATGAAGTTTGTAAATTTGGTTATTTACAAGCAGGGCTTGACATCAgctcaccagccactgtggcgagttgtttcccagagttactagccactcagcattttctTTAGCTTGACTTTTGTTACGTTTAATATGATTATAGCTAGGTTAAAGAACGAGATTTACAacccttttaaatgtatttgacccCTTTGCACAACCAAGCACAGACTACATGAATTTTTAACGCTACAAGAACCACCATTCCTATCAGACGTCCGAGTCTGAACCATCACACAGACTTCGGTGAGTCTCTTTTATGATatacaattcaaaatgagagaaaaagaaattcaTTGTTGGATTCCACTTCAGCTGGGCCATGTCTTTCCAATCACTTGCTTTGCCGACTGCAACAGAAGTACGGTACATTCTGCTTTTCCAGTTTTCCAGAAGCTTTCCTGCAACGTAGTCGTTCCACTCTGCGAAGAGTTAGTCGCTGTGTCTGAGAGAGAGACTTTTATTCATAGCTAAAGTGACAAGCAAGTTTGGCTGTGAATTCACTTCATCAATGACATCAAGCGTGCAGTTGTTGACTATTTCCAACTCAGTAAGAGGTCTCTGATATCCTTATCACCAGGGTACCGGTTTAGTACTCGTCGCGTTCGgcagacaaaataaatacttcttAGTCCATTATGTTTGGAATTGCCGGTTTTCaacatcgactttgtgtttttttcggCTTTCAGAGAGACATTTTGAAGCCTGTCTTGTTTCTCAAACTTTGTAGCCAGTAGAAATGTAGTCTCAACTTCTTTTACTCGTTTCAAAACCGGGGACAACATGTCACTTTGCACTCTGTTAAGAGTGTTCATATGCACAGAGGCAAGTGTTGGTTTTGTGACTCGTTTGGGTTTTACAAAGTGTTCCGACCATTCATTCCCAGAGTTACAGTGACACGTACAGTGGCACCTCCCGTGACCGGATGTGATTTAACGGATATCGGAAGTCATGGTCAGtgcatgtgtccaaaaatacttTCCGGTTGTCACTGAAAGCGGTGTTGACAaggtctgttagttccagaattgacCACTGTTGTTTagtggcgctgtggcgcaatctCGGCAGAGACTGGAGCTTTAtgaggattcccacatagtttctcgGCAGGACTCACCCCCACGAACTCACCATCCCCACACTGTTTAATTttgtccaaaataaaaacaaataagtttgttatggttaggttttgGTTCTAGGTTTGGGGCTAAACCGTTTTCAGATTGGTTaaggattagggtgggttaggtTAGTGGGAAACAAACTAATGCCGCCACACTTTTatcacatacttcttttcccgtcAAGAAGCAGTAGCGCGTGTTTTACAGGTACCCAGCAGCCAATCATTGAGTAGCGGCGCATgacctggagccagtaatattggagcagggcgtgtcctgcctacaAACTATGTGGGAATACTAATcacggccatgttgaatgtggcaacatttccattgtattgacgtggcggccatgatgGCACAAGCTCAGTTCTATCGATTGTCGCATAGAGAGAGAGCGCACATGGCTGCGGTGTTCACTCAACGAGCAATACGACACATAAGTATGTccctggagtctggaacatgctatttctggtacagtaacattttttttttgtcaagcaatTTGTCGATGGCAACgcatttggaactaggaagcacactaattttTTGTGACTCACGAAAGCGAGTGGCCTATGACAAGTACATAAGCATTGTCTACATCAAGCACCTCAGCGTAGTAAGTTTGGATGaaatttaaaacttttcaaacattttaaagttttaaaaaaatatttatttacaataaattggtgaggggaggagctgtgggtcgtgacgaaaagaacaagatcccggagcggccgaaatgagtttccgggctctcccttcgagataggatgagaagctcggtcatccgggaggaactcagagtagagccgctgctcctccacatcgagaggagccagatgaggtggctggggcatctgattcggatgcctcctggacgcctccccgctgaggtgttccgggcacgtcccaccgggaggagaccccggggacgacccaggacacgccggagagactacttctcttggctggcctcggagcgcctcgggatccccccggaagagctggaggaagtgactggggagagggaagtctgtgtGTCCCTCCTGATAacgctactgcccctgcgacccgtcGTCAGATAAGTGGTCgaaaatggatgactggatGGACAGTAAATTGGTACCTTACTGGCGGCACggagccgactggttagcacatctgcctcacagttctgaggaccggggttcaaatcccagcctcgcctctgtggagttggcgtgttctcccggtgcctgggTGGGGTTTTTCcaggcactcgggtttcctcccacatcccaaaaacatgcgtggtagggtgattgaagactctaaattgcccgtagcaatgaatgtgagtgcgaatgcttgtttgtttatgtgtgttctgcgattggctggcgaccagttgagggtgtaccccgcctcttgcccaaaaatagctgggataggctccagcaccccgtgaccctaatgaggataagccgtacagacaatggatggatggtacctTACTGGCGTTTTAGGCTATGAAAAAGCACAAAACACTCATTTTGTACTGAACTGTACATTAATATTGGTGCGAATGGCCACCAAAAAACGGCTTCAATCGAACGGACAATCAGCTGTAACAGACGAGCCTCTGCCTGTAATcgtctgttaaatcgaggttccactgtatgtcaaTATTCTGGAACTAAACATCGAAAAGATGCAGCCTCatcaataatgttttttttttattgttgtcataTTACGTCATGATAAGAGGGAGTGTACGAGTCTTTCATTGTacttttccaaatcatgtttCGCTCGCCCCAAAGTGAGCAGTGAGCTCCTCGTGCAGTCTTGTCtctgtccatggtgctgaagGGCAGCTTCCAAGGGATTTGTTGACCAGCGCTCGTTCTGAAGAATTCCAATCAATAATCCTCATTTATATCCCTTGTATGACTCTTACGCACACAACTTCCTTCCTGTAACTGTGTTGATTGGCTGTTTGTTCAGGTGACAACCTTAACTAGGAAAATATGTCtatgttaattttttattatatttaatgcagTTATTTAACAGGACATAGCATattcaagatgtttttttttttcccctcatgttGAAGCTTTTATTCGAAGTGGGCAGTTTGGCATATCGGCCTCTAAGGGGCGCTGTTACATGGTAAATGGATGTGTTGGCGctgtgtgatgcagtgcagctccCTCCTCTGTCGCTGCCATTTGGCACCAGAGAGCTTCGCGTGAACGACGTACAATCGTTGAGCTCAAATAACGCGCATCTGATTGCGCCTGCTTTaggtctgtctttttttttttcgattgcGTCCCTTTATTggaatatttttaatttcatatgGAGGCTAAAAACATTCATCCGAGCCGAGGAGGAATGCGATGGCGACGCGCGGCCGGCCTCTTTgtcttttggtgtttttttctccacgcgAGCGAGGCCCAAATCCGCTACTCAATCCCCGAGGAGATGAAAAAAGGCTCGCTCGTCGGAAATGTGGCCCAAGATCTCGGTTTGGATCTGAAAAGACTCCGTTCTGGGCGGGCCCGCATCGTGACCGGGGAGAACGTCCAGTACGCCGAGCTGAGGGCGGACAAAGGGCTCCTGGTTGTCCATGAGAGGATAGATCGAGAACAGCTGTGTGGAGACGTGACGCCGTGCAGCTTCACCTTCGAGATTTTGTTGGAAAACCCCATGGAATTGCACCCGGTCACCATCGAAGTGTTGGACGTCAACGACAACGCGCCcacttttgaaaataattatttgcaatTTGAAATAAGCGAATTGGCTGCACTTGGCTCCCGTTTTGTTTTGGAGAATGCACACGACGCTGACGTGGGTACAAACGATCTGCAGAGCTACGTTTTAACACCGAGtgatcattttgttttgaagcaacaCGTCAGTCCGGGAGGCAGAAAATATGCAGAAATGGTCCTGCAGAAAGCCTTAGACAGAGAACAGCAGCCACGACTTTCCCTGAAATTAGTGGCTGTGGACGGTGGGAATCCACAGAGGTCAGGTACAGTAAATATAGATATTAACATTTTAGACATAAATGATAATGTTCCCGTCTTCAATCAAACTTTGTATAAAGCTAAAGTGATTGAAAATGCCCCGAAGGGCACTTACATTCTCACTGTGAATGCCACTGATGCTGATAGCGGTTCAAATGGGAAAGTCACATACtcgttttcaaaattaaatgcaGGAATCGTAGATTTGTTTCATATCGATGAGATGACAGGATGCATATCTGTCGTAAAACAAATCGATTATGAAAAAGACAAGACAATAGAATTCATGGTTGAAGCCAAAGATCAAGGAGGGCTGAGTGAGTCGACCAAAGTAGAAATCGAAGTCCTGGATTTGAATGATAATGTCCCCGTCCTCAACGTGATGTCCTTCACGAGTCCGGTTTCAGAAGACTCCCCGGCTGGTACCACGATCGGTATCATGAACGTGAAAGACCAGGATTCTGGCGAAAACGGTCACGTGAGGTGCGCCATCGAAGGCCGCGTTCCATTTCGCATGAAATCCAACGTGCGCAATTATTTTGCCTTGGTGACCGATGCCGATTTGGATCGCGAAAGCGTGTCCGAATATAACATCACAGTCGTCGCGTCGGACGCCGGCTCGCCTCCCCTCTCCGCCGAGagaacttttcatttgaaagtttCCGACGTGAACGACAACGCTCCTGTGTTTGCCGTCAGCTTTTATCGTGCCAACCTCGCCGAAAACAACTCGCCGGGTGTTTCCGTGCTGAGAGTGAGTGCCAAAGACCCAGATGAAAACCAGAACGCTCGTGTCTCTTACATGTTGGAGCAGGGCGAGATCGGGGGAACTCCGATTGCCTCGTTTGTGT
This window encodes:
- the LOC133485300 gene encoding protocadherin gamma-A3-like: MEAKNIHPSRGGMRWRRAAGLFVFWCFFLHASEAQIRYSIPEEMKKGSLVGNVAQDLGLDLKRLRSGRARIVTGENVQYAELRADKGLLVVHERIDREQLCGDVTPCSFTFEILLENPMELHPVTIEVLDVNDNAPTFENNYLQFEISELAALGSRFVLENAHDADVGTNDLQSYVLTPSDHFVLKQHVSPGGRKYAEMVLQKALDREQQPRLSLKLVAVDGGNPQRSGTVNIDINILDINDNVPVFNQTLYKAKVIENAPKGTYILTVNATDADSGSNGKVTYSFSKLNAGIVDLFHIDEMTGCISVVKQIDYEKDKTIEFMVEAKDQGGLSESTKVEIEVLDLNDNVPVLNVMSFTSPVSEDSPAGTTIGIMNVKDQDSGENGHVRCAIEGRVPFRMKSNVRNYFALVTDADLDRESVSEYNITVVASDAGSPPLSAERTFHLKVSDVNDNAPVFAVSFYRANLAENNSPGVSVLRVSAKDPDENQNARVSYMLEQGEIGGTPIASFVSVNAQSGVVSAVRSFDYERMKRLDFAVRAQDGGSPPLCSNVSVGVLIRDQNDNAPQVLYPVQPHAEMVPRSADAGYLVTKVVAVDVDSGQNAWLSYKVQHKFGGADRGALFEVGLHNGEMRTVRQVTDKDAVKQRLTVVVEDNGQPSRSATVAVNVALADGFPEVLRSEFADDFSEDYDDRLTFYLVSALAAVSFLFVACLLLIVSLKVYRWRRSRVLYRSDLPVIPYYPPRYCDTLGTAGTLPHVYNYEAAKSHVTNTQAVSQSLVSVDGADADVPHGGEQTSGNCSRMSTLVSQISTLFSIYVCFQSLYHGEALFLD